ggagcagtgcagagggggaaagcagctggtgagaatcaggtaacagcagacctctTGAAGGACTGAGGGGaggttgtgctagaaaaactagccactctgtatatgcaatgccttattaTCTCaagtgtaccagaagcttggaagaacactaaCATTGTCttaataagaaaggagacgtcagggatttgaaaaattacagactgatcagcttcttatccgttgtctacaaggtatttactaaggtaatcgcaaatagagccagggcaaccttagacttcaatcaactaaatgatcaggCGGGCTGTCATATACTCAACAatggaccatattcacactatcagtcaggtgatcgAGAAATGTGCAGATTATAACCTGCCCCTATATGTAGtgttcattgattacaagaaagcatttgactcggtggaaacctcagcagtcatgcaggcattgcggaattggGGTGTAGAAGAGtcctatgtgaaaatactggaagatgtctataacgATTGCACAGCTACCTTAGTCCTTCttaaagtctgcaataaaattccaataaggaagggtgtcaggcagggagacatgatctcgccaatgtattcaccgcctgtttacaggaggtgttccgaagcctggattgggagcagttggggataaaagttaatggagaatacataactaatttgcgattcgcttatggcattgccttgctaagtcactcaggagatgagctgcaatgCATGATCCATGGgttacaggcagagcagaacggtaggtcttaaaattaacatgcagaaaaccaaagtaatgttgaacagtcttgcaagggaacagcagttcacaattggtagcgaggtgcttgaagtggtatgggaatacgtctacttaaagcaggtagtggccgctgatccggatcatgatggggaaataactagaagaataggaatggggtggagtgcatatggcaggttctatcccatcatgaatggcagtttaccaatatcccggAAGAGGAAagtttacaacagctgtatcttaccggtactcacctatggggcggaaacgtggaggctaacgaaaagggttcagctcaagttaagggcagcgcagtgagctatggaaagaaaaatgataggtgtaatgtttaGAGACCAGAAGtgtgcagagtgggtgagggagcgaacgcgggttaatgacatcctagtcgaaatcaagaggaagaaatgggcttgggcagggcatgtattgtgAAGGCAAGTTAACTGACGGTCCTTAAAAGGTCCTTGAAAAGGGTATTTGAGATTGGCTGTAAAATGCTcacattatgtagagtacaggccaccgagcgttcatgccgtgTGCAAGACCTCAAAagtgagccgataatttacaataaaaTTTTTAAGACTCCCGCTTCCGTGCCTAGCAGCGACCTGCGCTGCTGGGCTTTCGCTCggatccgcgctcgttacgtcagcagcaaaCTGCTGGCATTGGTTCGCGCGcttcggcagccggcggagggggcaAGTGCGAGGAgccggtggaggagcgccgacatttcagtgttcaaagtgacgagaggagagggaaaggcgcgaagacacagaaattcaaattttgaccacagataactcagctgccacaaaacgcatctaaaaaaattcttgctgaagGATATTTGTGAAaaggcgtcctttagcatcctaggcacatcacaTCCTTGTTGAGACTCCCTTTCACAtcccctttaagggtaacggagtggattccaaaagaagacaagcatagcaggaggcggcaggaagttaggtgggcggatgaggttaagaagtttgcggggatacggtggccgcagctggcaaaggacagggttaattggagagacatgggtgaggcctttgccctgcagttggcgtagtcaggctgatgtatGGATCCGTGCAAAGGTGTAAGTCTATCATGTTCTGTCATACATGGGGTACCACATTTGTGACAGAACAGCGCAGAACAATGGGACAAAAGCGCTGTcctcttgtttcgttgttctgcgctgttccATCACAAATGAGTAACCAACATGCCTAATCTGCTGTCCTGGCGTACCTGTCGACAAGTCTTTTATTGCTGGTTCAACAACACTTGCGTTACTCTGTAACATCACTTTGACTCTCCACTACATCGCGCATTTAAGGTTTTCTACAACACTCGGTAAATATTTTTGTACAGGCCTTAATAGAGTAGCACAGAAGCTCAGTAGTTACCCGACTTGGGGAGGAACTTGAATTATGTGGAAACTGAActcaatgaaagaaaaaacaagTATCCGTGAAGACCACTTGCTGTTTCCATCATCGTTTTTCAATGCTGCTGCACCCTGGTCTGCAGTGTAAAAAGTCAGTGGAATATTATATTTCTGCATATGTAAGTACATTTCGTATCTGTTTTATAGCTGTATCTTCAGGTTGTTTCCATTGTGTAAAGCAGTACAGTCATGAGCAAACATGGTATACAACACACAGCCGATGGCGGAGCTCGGGAAAACTGTATTGCAACACCCTCTAGTATTAGCTACCTGGGATCAAGCAATTGTGGCGGTGCCCCATTTTATCAACAAGCATGTCGGTTAttcaagtagaactttttgctgggctagttggtgcatgttactaagaaaagaagcgccaacagagacaagacgtaagcgcttgtccgtgtcacttcttacgtcttgtctctgctggcgcttcttttcttagtaacatgtCGGTTAGCTCAGCTCGATGTGTCGTGCTCCTTCTCGTCTGAACGCGAAAGTCGCATgggtggcgtttttttttctcatatttttgttttcactgcATGGTCGAGGTATGGCAAGGCAACCGGTGCATGACCTGCGATGTTGCTAGCATAATGGTCGTTCGTGTGATGCTAAGTCGACGAACAAAAGGACATGTCTGTGGTGTCCAGTTTTAACGAAATGTTTTCGTCTACTGCTGCAGCACCGCTCGCCATTTCACCGAACAGTAGCGCGACACTCCAAAAGGAGCCAGCTGACATGCCCGCAGATAAGATGGGTACTCTTTGAGCTGTCTCGACCCCTGTCTCTGGCACCAGATGGCGTTTCGATGTAGTTTTCCCGAGTTCCGCCGCCAGCTGCGTGTTGTATATCACTTTTGCTCATGACTGTGCATCTCTTTCTGTCATGTGCAGGTGCGCCACCCTCATGTTCCAGCGCGAGTTTGCCCAGCGACTGGTCGCCAAGCCAGGCGACAAGCTGTACTGCCGGCTGTCAGTCAACACCCAGTTGTTGGCGCGCGTCGACATTCTTATGAAAGTGGGCAAGAACAACTTCCGGCCACCACCTAAGGTCGAGTCAAGCGTCGTTCGACTTGAGCCTCGCAATCCACCACCAGCAATCAACTTTATCGAGTGGGACGGTCTTCTCCGCATCTGCTTTGTGCGGAAGAACAAGACGCTCAGTGCTGCCTTTAAGCAGACGGCGGTTCTCGCAATGCTGGAGAAGAACTTCCGGGTCCACTGCTCCGTGGCCAATGAAGAGTTGCCCGGAGAGTTTAGCATGAAAGACAAAGTTGAGGAGATCCTGAAGGAGGGAGGGTACGCCGAGAAGCGTGCCCGCACAATGGACACGGATGACTTtatggcgctgctgcaccagttCAATTCAAATGGCATCCACTTCTCTTGATGTGTCTCGACGTCAAGGAGCATCATCACAGTTTGCTTGGAAAGAATTCACCAAGAAGTCAAAACATCTGCTGGCCGCTTGTTTCCTGTGGCGACACCAGTGGCTTGCAAGATGAAGTCAATTAATAACTGGATCTGTGTGTTGCAGCCACATCTGCTTTCCATATTAAGCAAAGTTTGTTGCTCAGATTTTCATGTTAGGGAAGTCTATACTATCGTGGGACTGAAGTGGTGCTACTTCACAGGCAGCGTCATGTTCGTTGGCCTTTTGGTGCTGCTGCAGCATGAAATGCTCAGCAAAAGCAGTATTCATGGAAGCTACCTGCGCACTTTTCTTTAAATTAAATGTTTTCAAGCTACTCCTTGCTGCATCATTTGTAAAACAGTTCTTTCCATTTATGTGACAAGTCATTGCCAGTTTTCAGCATGTCTTGCTGCAGTTGTGTGAATTTGTCATTGTGGGTACCCAGCAGCATAACATCATTTCTGTGTTCAACCACAAAACCTAACAAGTTAACAGAGTAGTGCCAAGAAGAGAGGCTTTCTTGTTTGTGACAAAAGAATCGGTCAGACTTGTACGAACAATGTATtgagcacacttttttttcttgttacatgTGTGCCAGCTCCTTCTTCAGTGTTGATTTTTTGTACCACTGCAATTTTGCCCAGACACTGCAGCCACTAGATCATGTGTAGCTCGAGTGCTTAGCTGTGGAAAATCCTGTTTGCATAGGTGTAAATGCATCGCCAGTGTCAGGAAAGTTGGGTTTATTGCAAGACAAAGGCCGTACCCAGTCACTCCCAGTTATTTCCACTTTGTGCCAGGCACGGCAATGTTTTTCAAGCAAGTATTCCAAGCTCGTCTCTTCGGCTGACCTCAGTTGCATTGTCTGCCTCAAATAAATCGTTGGTTGTCAATCTCAGCACCCTTGATGTTACACCCATCACTTTCCTTTCTTGCCTTGTTTCCAGTCTTTCTCTAGGCTGAAAGTTATGGCCTTGCAGAGTACCGCAAGATATATAGCCCATGTGCTTTTTTTTGCAGGCCACCTGTTCATAATTTGTATGCGACACCGAGCtgcactccaccccattattAGTTGCCAATTTGTTTTTTATAATCATATCTGTGTAGATTACTCAACTATCTCCACTACCTTTTTACTGTCTACAAATTGTTCTCTTGCCAAACCACTCAAAAGTGTTATCAATTTTTATGACTACCACTACTTTCCATGTCAGCTTCGTCAGTCACTTGTTGTAATGAGTGTCCCAGAGTTGCTTACCAGGACGGAACCCTTGGAACACTGGAGGTTGCTTAGATATTGCTCGTTAATCTTTAACTCTTCCTGCTAACACATTGAATGTCACCTGTAAACATGTAGTGAATAACAAGAGAGAGAGATTGTCATCCTGCCCCTTTTATGACTGGTGCCGCCATGCAGTTCTTGTTGCTGTTTCTAAAAGCCATGATCGCAGAAGGCCTACAGACCGCTGAAATTCCCagtgaataatttttttattggtaAGGGCCATGTATAGGGGCATAGTGTGCAAGAGAGGAGTGTCTATAATTTGATTAACGACGTCAATCCCATAATTGGCCAAAAATCGGTGGTGAACTACTTTATACCATTGTGACCTTCATGCTAGTTTGGTCATCTCTCGGGGAGACTTCCTGGCGTGGTTGCACCTTGACTAGCATAGCACCTCTAGAAGTCTTTTTCTAGATCAGGCAATATGATGGGCTTTGCTTTCAAGCCTAAAATGCTTGGTCACAGAGACAGAGTTGCTAAGCAACATTATGGAGCAACACAAGAATGGAAATCTGGTAATATTGTTCTTTCTGGGCCttttaaaaaagtttgttgttgcaTGTCTCAAAGGCATGAGAAGATCAGCTTACAAAGGCAACTGATTTGCACTGCAAACCGCTTCTCCAAGAAATTAGAGCAATTGTAGTCTTCTGCATACTAAAAGTAAGGGCTCAGAGTTCTATTTTAAAATTAATTGTGCTGGAATTATGTCTGAGTTGGATACCTTTTTCATGGCATAATCGTCATGTCACCAGTTTGCAGCACTAGGAAAGGTAggtaccacagcggtggccaaccgccttgcatgcgggaggtgcggggttcgatccgcagtgctgccgggcacccaccggtgacacaacattgggtacaagcttgacctggcctggtgctcggcttaaacagggtgaaattctttggaaatgggtctttgaccccaccttgagcaaacgaaaaataccttgtgctatggcacTCTTCAGCCGCAGATGCCtctgcaccataaaaattcactatcatcatcaggaAAGGTAGAGAGCTCTCGTCCAATCCGAGCCAAGGAAGAGAATAAATGGTCCCTCAAATATTTTAGCAGTGTTGTGATTATTTTTTAAACAGCTCAGGATGGTGTTTTGAAAGTACAGTGTTTCATTCACTGGTTGAATTAGCAGAGAAAGTCTGCTTGAGCTCTAGAGGCCTGCTGCAAAGTGGTGTGCTGCCATTCATAAACATGGAGTCATGCAGTCACTCCTGCACGCAGCAGTTGGACAGTGGTGCACTTTCCTTCCCAGTGATGGAGCCACCAGCTGCTGGGTAAGGGGCATGGGGGAACACATTTTGCAGCGCGTTCTGATCGGCTATGTTTCAAGCAACTTGTGAGATGGACTATAGTTGCGTAAAGTAAGGTATCCCTTCTTTCTGCAAGAAAGTTTTCCACACTTGGAGAATGCTACACATTTGCTTTTGCACAACATGGTATCGGACATGAATGGTCACAGTAATATAGTGAGCAGCACTTCTGTGAATTGCTGtctggaagagagagagaaagtactTTATTTGTACCCTTCATAGAGTATTGGTGATCGAGTGAGGTGCAGCTTCCCGTTTCACCGTCTACCTCCCTCCTAGACGTCGGCCGGAATCAGTTGACatccggcggcggcctgggcttgACCGATAACTTGTTTTTGgacttgttcttcctggctatggagggaggattcccatGACTCTCTCTTTCCATGTGGACTGtttagcgctgggcaagcccagaGCATGTGATTTAGGGTTGCTATGCCTTAATAACAGTTTTTGCATTTGaaagagtgcacctcaggatgccatttgtgtaggatGTACGTGTTTGAAGAggtacccgtctgcagttttcgccacagattacttcttccttctttgtgagagatCTATGGGGGGGAGGGAGGGTTCTAGAATTTCTCTGTATGTGGTTAAGTCTCGCTTTTTAGACAGGGAGTAGTCTGCCTGTGATGGGGCCCGGAGTGCGAGTCCTCGGGCGATCTCGTTCCCGGTGAGTCCACTATGGGTGGGTGCCCATATTATGCTAATTAGGTCATGGTTACATTCACCTtgcctgcttgcagaattttgctGGCCTCTTTGGACACCTTACCGTTGTCATAGGCTTTGATTGGAATTTTAGAATCGGTGATGATTATTCTGGTTGATGGGTTTGTGATTGCCAGGGCAATCGCCGCCATCTCTGCTTCCTCTGGAGAAGAGTGGCTTATGCTACAGCTCGAGATGAGCTTGCCTTTGTTGCTCACTACTACTGCAGCGTAGTGCCTTTCTGGGTACTCTGCCGCACCGGTGTACCCCTTGTTTTTGGAGAAGGGAGCTTTGGAGTCTTCGgactctgcttcttctgcgttCCTCGTTGcgtatggggtgcatgtttcttggaATGGGGGGTTCTCTTAACTTGTTGGCAATTTCTTTGGGGATGGCGGCTATCTCCTCTTGCGATTCTGGGTTTTGGTAGCCCAGTTTCCCAAGGATGGATCTGCCCGTTTTGCTGCCAGTTAGTCTGACACATTGTGCCGCGAGTTTCGCCTCGCACATTTCCTGACACTCCTAGGTTGAAGATCGTCTCGGTTGATGTGCACGCTGGTAAACCTAGGGCTGTTTTGACACCTTTCCTGATGACGTCTACCTTGTCTCTCTCTGCTTTAGTTGTTCTTAAGTATGGGATAGCTTAGGTGATTCGGCTAATGATGAGAGAGTGGACAAGCCTATGTTGGTTCGCATCCTACAGCCCCGCGTTTTTGTTTGCTAtcctcttaataataataataataatcggttttcggggaaaggaaatggcgcagtatctgtcttgtatattgttggacacctgaatgggaaggggtaaaggagggagtgaaagaaaaaaggaagagaaaggtgccgtagtggagggctccggaataatttcgaccacctggggatctttaaagtgcactgacatcccactgcacatgggcgcctttgcctttcgcctccataaaaacgcagccgccgcggtcgggttcgaacccgggaactctatCCTCTGGAGAAGCCTGCAACCTGCAAGTTTGGTTGGTCGTGGCTTCTAGTCTGTTGTTTCGGCATTTTTCCCATTTTGTGGCATCCACATACCCAGTATCCTGATCTTGTCCACCGTTGGGACTGGGGTGTTGTTGACCAGGAGTTGGATATTGACCTGCTGCTTGCTCATGATTAGCATCTTCGATTTTTCCGGCGAGCATTTTAGACCTATGGGTCTCAGATAGCTTTCCGTTTCCCAGATTGCCCCTTGTAGGGTGCCTTCTATTTGGCCATTGCTCCCCCCTCTGTCGACCCAAAGGGTGAGGTCGTCAGCGTAGAGAGTGTGGCAGTGGCCCTCTAGCTTTCAGAGTCGTTCTGGCAGCCCAATCACTGCAATGTTAAAAAGGGTAGGGGACAGCACCAATCCCTGCAGTGTTCCCTTGTTGCCTAGCTTAATGTTTTCTCTTATTGTTCTCCCGATTTCTATGTTCACTGTTCggtccgtgaggaagcttttgATAAAGTTCTATAGCTTGCTTCCTACATTTAGGTGATTGAGGTGTGACAGGATCGCCAGGTGTCTGACGTCAAACGCTTTGCTGACGTCCAGTCTCACTATGTCTCTCGAGTTGCTAGTCTTCCTTTCCAATACTTGTTCTTTGAGTTGTAGCATGACGTCATTTGTGGACAGTTGTTGTCTGAATCCAACCATGCTGTCTGAGTAGAGTTCCTTACTTTCCAAGTATCCGTTGAGCCCATTCTGTATGACGTGCTCCATGAGGTTGCCTACACAGGAGGTTAACGATATTGGCCTAAGCTCGTCAAGTTTGAGTTCTTTTCCTGGTTTGtggatgaggactagatttgctttcttccactccccGGGTATCTCCATCCATTCCCAACACTTTTGAATGAATGCTGTTAGTTGCTGGAGGGAGTTGTCATCGAGGTTTCTAGGCACCTTATTGCCGACTCCATCCGGGCCAGTCACGGTTTTTCCGCTGAGCTTGTTTAAGGCAGCTTGGACCTCTCTTATGGCGATTGGTTGGTCTAGCTCCTCGTTTTCACCGCTACAGTTGGGGAATGTTTCGGTGTTTGTTTCCCTATGTACCTCTCTTTTACCTGGTTCATCATATCCTCCTCCGATACCTGAAAATTGTGTGTTAGACTTTGCATTTTTCTCCTGGTCTCAGCTTTGGTGTTGTCTGGAAGACATTCATTGCAATAACAACTCAAATGCGATTTCATTACACAAATGTCCCAAGTGCCGCGTCCAATGTTGCCATAGTGAATGCAAGTGCACAGTGGTGGGCATGAAGTATGTGACACAGTGTGGGTGTGTTAGTGCTACCTCATAAATAGGTTTGCGATTCAGCCATGCGAAATACAGAAAATCAAATACAGTATATGTGCACTGAATTGAGGATTTCATACAAGGACCCGTTTGGTGGCAGAAACACCAAGGCCGAGTGCCAACCAAGGTGAATAAAATGAGATGCACCAGCTAGTTAACTTGATCACTGCCATACTCATTTATTACATAACTTGTGGATACACATCAACATGAATGTagtcagcaaaaacaaaaagcacaggACTGTCAGGTGTGTCACGGCCATCGTGTTACACCGCTTCAAAAGAAGACTGCAGCTAGTTGCAAGCAAGAGAACATGTAACGGAAAAGGGGCAAAAACGAGGTATCAAAACTAGGACGCTTAACTCTCTGCAGTGAATTTTAATGGAGAAGTTCCTTAAATGCTTTCAAAGCCTAGTGTCCTTCGCGGAAAAGCGGTTAAAGCACAGAACATCAAAAGACACAACtatagtttatttttattttccttcctttgtacATTGTCGACCTGCTTGTACTACCTTCCTTCGTTCCTTGTAACATCACTTCTTTTTCGTTCTTCCTTTCAGAAGCAACAGCCTAAGAAAAGCATACCCAAACAGTTCAGCACACAAACAGCAAAAGCTGAAACGTACACACCCCTCGATGCAGTTAATGCAGTGCGAACAATGGCATGGGACATCTGGTAATCTAGCTCTCTCTCCAAAAACCTTTGAACCCTTTCTCAGAACCTTGGAAAGAACCCAAACAGTGAGAGAGGCAGGCACACAAACACAATGCAACAGACACACACATCAACAACTTAAAACACTTGGCATCAGATGCTGAAAGCCTCGACACTTATGGAAACAAGCACCTTTCATCAGCAATTGTAACATCAGcctattttttgtttcttcgacATCAATCgcccctttcttttttcttttttttttactattggaTAAGGCGACGAGGGGATATCCCCATCACCGCCATACACAGGCTTGCTTTTGCTGTGATAAGTTCAGTGGAAAAAGGCGCAACATAtgtagaagaaaaagaaaataataaaggcATAAATACACTTCACTCTCCACATACACACACAAGTGGCGAGGAGTAGGTAAAAAAGAGGGGGGGCTCCAGAGGTATTTCGAGTGAATGCACCGACCTCGCCCTCCCCATTGCCGTCCCTCTCTGACGGTGCAGGAAATGCAAGTTTTGCCGAGAGATGCGAGGAGGAGAAACTCAGCTAATGTGCCAACTGTTGCCAAAGGGCCCTGATGAGACGACAGTTCTCTGTGGAATGCAAAGTTGCGGCCGTGCCGCGAAGGAAAACGATT
This region of Amblyomma americanum isolate KBUSLIRL-KWMA chromosome 5, ASM5285725v1, whole genome shotgun sequence genomic DNA includes:
- the LOC144133575 gene encoding dimethyladenosine transferase; the encoded protein is MPKVKTERTRQHEVVQRQNIAFRTELGQHILKNPLVINSMIDKSAIRPSDVVLEVGPGTGNMTVKLLEKAKKVIACEVDTRLVAELQKRVQGTHLHSKLHIIVGDVLKSELPFFDICVANLPYQISSPFVFKLLLHRPFFRCATLMFQREFAQRLVAKPGDKLYCRLSVNTQLLARVDILMKVGKNNFRPPPKVESSVVRLEPRNPPPAINFIEWDGLLRICFVRKNKTLSAAFKQTAVLAMLEKNFRVHCSVANEELPGEFSMKDKVEEILKEGGYAEKRARTMDTDDFMALLHQFNSNGIHFS